In the genome of Acetomicrobium sp. S15 = DSM 107314, the window GCGGCGTTGGAAAGACGCTTCCAGCCGGTGTTCGTCGGTGAGCCGACCATAGAGGATACGATAGCGATACTGCATGGTTTGAGGGATAAATACGAGGCCCATCATCGCGTGAAGATCACGGACGAGGCGCTCGAGGCAGCGGCTAAGCTTTCGGCGCGCTACATCACTGAACGCTTCCTGCCGGATAAAGCCATAGACTTGGTCGACGAGGCGGCGGCGAGGGCCAGGTTGGCGACGATGGAGGCGCCGGAATCTCTGCGCGAGTTGGAGAAGAAGCTCGAAGCCGTGAGGAAAGAGAAGGAGGCCGCTGTGGCCTCTCAAGAGTTTGAGAAGGCTGCAAAGTTGAGAGACGAAGAGCGTCACCTATCGGAAGAGCTGGAGCAGAAGCGAAAAGAGTGGCGGTCGAGGCAATCCCAAGAGGAACCTATGGTAACCGCTGAGGACGTCGCCGTTATCGTGTCGGAGTGGACCGGCGTGCCAGTAGTGCAGCTTACAGAAGAAGAAGCGCGTCGCCTTCTCAGGATGGAAGAAGAAATCCATAAGCGCCTGATAGATCAGGACGAGGCCGTAAGCGCTGTGGCCCGTGCCATACGCAGGGCACGGAGCGGGTTGAAGGACCCGAAGCGACCGGTGGGGAGCTTCCTGTTCCTCGGGCCGACTGGTGTCGGCAAAACGGAGATGGCGAGGGCCTTGGCGGAGTTTCTCTTCGGCAGCGAGGATGCCATGATTCGCCTCGACATGAGCGAGTTCATGGAAAGACACGAGGTGTCGAAGCTCATAGGCGCTCCCCCTGGGTACGTGGGGTACGAGGAGGGTGGCAAGCTTACAGAAATGGTGAGGCGACGCCCCTATTCGATTGTCCTCTTCGACGAGATAGAAAAGGCTCACCCCGATGTGTTCAATATCTTGCTCCAGATCCTCGAAGATGGCAGGTTGACCGACGGTCAGGGCCACGTGGTGGACTTCCGCAATACGGTGATCATAATGACCAGCAACGTCGGCGCTCAGGACCTCATGAAAGGGACGACGCTCGGGTTTTCCTCCGGAGAGGGCTCTGCTATGGACTGGGACAAAGTGTGCGAACGCATAAGGGAGGCCGTGCGACACACCTTCCGCCCCGAGTTCTTGAACAGGATCGATGAAATGGTGATCTTTAAACCACTGGGCAAGGCTGAGCTTTTAAAGATCGTAGATCTCATGCTCAAAGAAGTGGAAAAGCGCCTCTCGGAGCAGGGCGTCCATATCGTGGTCTCCCAAGCAGCCAGGGAGCTGTTGTTGACCGAGGGCTTCGATCCCAAGTTCGGAGCGCGCCCCTTGAGGCGCACCGTCCAAAGGATGGTAGAGGATAGGCTCGCTGACGAACTCTTGGAGGGAACGATTAAGCTGGGCGATGTGGTATACGTGGATGTAGAGGATGGTAAGCTAACCTTCAGGAGGGAAGCCGCCTCGGGTGAAGAAGCTATGCCCGCAACTGGCACCAACGATACGGCGCGGTAAGGCCATCGATTTACTGTAAATCATAAGAGGAAGCCGCGGGGTATGGGTATGGTCATATCCCGCGGCTTCTGTTATTATCCTGTTAATAGCGGTGATTTTTAGCCCTATAAAGGAGGTTTTGTCTCATGTATGGCTATGGCGGTTTTGACATTTTTTGGCTGATATTTTTGTTCTTCATCTTGATGCCGATGCTGAAACAGT includes:
- a CDS encoding ATP-dependent Clp protease ATP-binding subunit, which encodes AKRVIQLAHREALRLGHDVIGTEHLLLGLIAEGEGVAAQVLTSMGVDLDEVRQRVEAIVGRGEPKDRPVDLPLSPRAKGVLDLAMREARNMGVSYVGTEHLLLGLIAEGEGVAAQVLTSMGLDLQRVYQEVLAYLSGGERTSSEQGGEAPKKKLARTKTPTLDQLGIDLTEMARNHELDPVIGREKEIQRVIQILSRRTKNNPVLIGDPGVGKTAIVEGLAQKMVAGEVPESLKGKRLMQLSMGNIVAGTKYRGEFEERMRKLVKEVKEAKDVILFIDEIHTLVGAGGAEGAVDAANILKPSLARGEFQVIGATTLDEYRKYIEKDAALERRFQPVFVGEPTIEDTIAILHGLRDKYEAHHRVKITDEALEAAAKLSARYITERFLPDKAIDLVDEAAARARLATMEAPESLRELEKKLEAVRKEKEAAVASQEFEKAAKLRDEERHLSEELEQKRKEWRSRQSQEEPMVTAEDVAVIVSEWTGVPVVQLTEEEARRLLRMEEEIHKRLIDQDEAVSAVARAIRRARSGLKDPKRPVGSFLFLGPTGVGKTEMARALAEFLFGSEDAMIRLDMSEFMERHEVSKLIGAPPGYVGYEEGGKLTEMVRRRPYSIVLFDEIEKAHPDVFNILLQILEDGRLTDGQGHVVDFRNTVIIMTSNVGAQDLMKGTTLGFSSGEGSAMDWDKVCERIREAVRHTFRPEFLNRIDEMVIFKPLGKAELLKIVDLMLKEVEKRLSEQGVHIVVSQAARELLLTEGFDPKFGARPLRRTVQRMVEDRLADELLEGTIKLGDVVYVDVEDGKLTFRREAASGEEAMPATGTNDTAR